One genomic region from Marmota flaviventris isolate mMarFla1 chromosome 6, mMarFla1.hap1, whole genome shotgun sequence encodes:
- the Pnpla1 gene encoding omega-hydroxyceramide transacylase isoform X2: MVQMMRQFLYQVLPEDSYKFASGKLHVGLTRFTDGESVVVSEYTSKEELIEALYCSCFVPVYCGFIPPTYRGVRVSLPQRYIDGGFTGMQPCSFWTDSITISTFSGQQDICPRDCPAIFHDFRMFNCSFQFSLENITRMTHALFPPDLVILQDYYYRGYEDTVMYLRRLNAAYLDSPSRTVLFPRVEVYCQIELTLGNECPERSQPSPPTRREEPSELGPQGDNGDGHPPVPQPVKTPQSTCECPVQSPVSPPVPTSKHPPAPPKTSSLPLSPSDLPPLPPASGSAGHLSPSPIPGPPLPFVPPELSPVSPGQQIQPSGLPLSSPPSQAHTSPRPPLGPSAAGTSQPSPGGSPLASPAQPPVEELGPEQPQVVAPLASANPESAVPRVLVPGKETISRPRATESPAEDANWVNKVFKKNKPKPSSTRKGFPRQPRAKKPGSKVQ; encoded by the exons ATGGTGCAGATGATGCGGCAGTTCCTGTACCAGGTCCTGCCCGAGGACTCCTACAAGTTCGCCTCCGGGAAGCTCCACGTGGGCCTCACCCGCTTCACGGACGGAGAGAGCGTGGTGGTCTCCGAGTACACGTCCAAGGAGGAGCTCATCGAG GCCCTGTACTGCAGCTGCTTCGTCCCCGTGTACTGCGGCTTCATCCCCCCGACCTACCGCGGCGTG CGTGTCTCACTCCCCCAGAGGTACATCGACGGGGGCTTCACGGGCATGCAGCCCTGCTCCTTCTGGACCGACTCCATCACCATCTCCACCTTCAGCGGGCAGCAGGACATCTGTCCCCGGGACTGCCCGGCCATCTTCCACGACTTCCGCATGTTCAACTGCTCCTTCCAGTTCTCCCTGGAGAACATCACCCGCATGACCCACGCCCTCTTCCCCCCGGACCTGGTG ATCCTGCAGGATTACTACTACCGAGGCTACGAGGACACAGTGATGTATTTGAGGAGGCTGA ATGCTGCCTACCTGGATTCCCCGTCCAGGACAGTGTTGTTCCCCCGCGTGGAAGTGTACTGCCAGATAGAACTCACCCTTGGCAATGAGTGCCCCGAGCGCAGCCAGCCGAGCCCCCCAACACGGCGGGAGGAACCCTCAGAGCTTGGTCCCCAGGGGGACAACGGGGATGGCCACCCGCCTGTGCCCCAACCTGTGAAGACTCCCCAGTCCACGTGCGAGTGCCCTGTGCAGTCACCTGTTTCTCCACCTGTCCCTACGTCCAAACATCCACCTGCACCACCAAAGACCTCATCACTGCCACTGTCTCCAAGTGATTTGCCACCTCTGCCACCAGCCTCGGGCTCAGCTGGGCACTTATCACCCAGCCCAATACCTGGCCCGCCACTGCCTTTTGTACCACCTGAGCTGTCACCTGTGTCACCTGGGCAGCAGATACAACCATCTGGACTGCCACTCAGCTCACCACCCTCCCAGGCACACACATCACCCAGGCCACCCCTGGGGCCATCAGCTGCGGGGACATCACAACCATCACCTGGAGGCTCTCCTTTAGCGTCGCCTGCACAACCACCTGTGGAAGAACTGGGCCCAGAACAGCCCCAAG TGGTTG CTCCCCTCGCCTCTGCAAATCCCGAAAGTGCGGTACCTCGCGTCCTCGTCCCCGGGAAGGAAACCATCAGCCGGCCTCGCGCGAC GGAGAGCCCGGCTGAGGATGCAAACTGGGTGAATAAGGTATTcaagaagaacaaaccaaaaccaagcagCACTCGAAAAGGTTTTCCGAGGCAACCGCGGGCCAAAAAACCAGGCAGCAAAGTGCAGTGA